ATTTAGCGTTACGTTGCCATTTTCAAGCATGATGTTTGAATCCACCATAGAAACATCACCATCGACATTTACACGGTCATCTCCGCCATTTGTGTAGATGATAGCCTTGTCAAATGAGCTATTTCCAGAGACGTTAATAGTGTCATTTCCGCCGCCTGCACCGATATATGTGCTATATCCATCGTTTGAGATCATGGTGACATCTTTTAAATTTATCTCATCATCACCATATCCAGTCTCAATGGCAGCGTTGTTAAATTTAGCGCCAGTAACATCTACGCTGTCTCTATCGTCACTTACTCCAGCATCAGCTGAGCTAGTGTTTATCTTAGTGTTTGAAATTTCAGCGCCTCTTTCGATAGTTAGTGTATCGCGACCTTTGCCCATCTCTATGTAGTTTGAGTAAATTCCAGCTTGATTAGCTACTGGATTTGCCACGTGAGCTGGTGAGCTTATAGGGTCATTATGTGTGGCGCTATTATTTTTTATTTCAGTGCTGCCTTTGATAGTTAGACTATCATTGCCCTCACCTGTGTAGATATCCATGACATCTGCTTTAGTATCTTGAAGTACGATCTTATCATTACCATTGCCACTTTTTATTTCAGAGTTATATATGCCTGCACTGATGAAATTTAGCATATCGCCTGTGTCTGAGTCGCCTGTATCGATATCAACTCTCCTGATACTTGCGTCAGTTACATTTATAGTGTCGTCGCCCTCGCCTGTTTTTATAAAGCTATCAGTTCTGCTTCCTGCATACTCAGTCTCATCAGTTGTTCCGTTATTAGTAACGTAAGCATACATATCGCTTTTAATATTTACGGTGTCGTTATCAGCACCAGTGTCTATTTTTGTATTTTTTATAAGCTGATGATTATCACTTTTTTCGATATTTACAGTGTCGTTGCCACTTCCTGTTTTAAACAAGACATTGTCCAAAATCGTACTACTAAGGCTTGGACCAGAATCATCTTTTATAGTAAATACATCATTGCCATCGTGGCTTGTAAATCTTGTATCTGTTATAACAGTTCCATTTATATTGAGTGTATCTTGATTTTTCTCTCCACCAGCGTTTCCAAGGTCTATCCTAGTGTTTTCTACAACAGCATCTTTTCCAGTATTAAACACATCGTCGCCATCGCCCATTTTTATAACATCATTGGCATTTTCTTTTAGATCATATAACCCACTTGAAAAATAGACTTCCTCTTTTATAGTTATCGTATCATCACCATCTTTTGTGTCAATGATAGTTTTCATAGTGTTGCCATTGTCTGGGTCAGAATTTACAAGAGCAGGGTTTAAGCCCTCTGTAGATGCATCTATATTTTCTGTGATATTTATATTGTCATCATTATCGATGATCTTGCCCTCAGCCGTGCCAGATGTGATAGCAGCGTTGTTTGTAGTCACGCTAAGAGTTACACCCTCTTTATAAACGCCGTAGTCTTTTATGCCAGGAGCGATATTTGCGCCTAGATCCTCACTGCTTGTGCCCTCGTTTTGATTACCTGCTGTTTGACCGTAGTCGTCGATAACCTGCACTCTAACCTTTACATTTGCGATATCGCTTGGCGCGACGCCGCTTATCGTGCCACCATTTTGTATCGCTGTCCAACTATGTCCGCCATCAAGTGAGTACTCCATAGCGTTTGAGTAGTCTCTGCTTGCACTTGCACCGCTTAAATTTAGCGTTAGATCAGTAGGTGTAGTTGAGCTTGTAGCAGCTGATAGGCCTAGGTTATAGACTAGATACTCGTTGGGAGTCGCCTCTCTTGCCTCGCCGCTACCTTCAAGCGATACGCTTAGTGCCACAGGGGTTGCTGGAGTGACTGGAGTAGCTGGAGTAACCGGTATTACAGGGGTTACAGGATTTGTTGGGCTTGCTGGGTTTTGCGGTGCAACATTATCGTTCTCGCCATTGTCGCCATTATCAGCATAGCCGCCGATTGGGCTATTAAAAGAGTCAAAAGCTCTATTTGCATCAGTTAAATTTCTAAAATTTTCATTGATATTTGCGTAGTGGCCACCCTCAGCAAAGCTAGCTGCGCCTAGACTTACGCCATCTCCGCCAGCACCGCCAGCTGCTGCATTACCACCAGCAGCTGTCTCTTCAAGATCTGTAATGTTTGCGCCATTTAAAAGAGCGTTTTGAAGCGCTGCAACCTCTGGATTGGCACTTTGTGCGTTTGCCGCCTCTTTTGGATCAAGTGAGATAGTATCTTCGCCTACTATAGAGACTTCCTTGCCGTCATTTGCAGCGATGACTACCTTCGCATCAGCTGAAGTTGTCTTTATGCTCTCGCCCTCATACAAGCTATCGCCAACTTTTAAAATTCTTTCGTTTCCACTTTTATCGACTGCGATCACTTCAGTTTGACCTGAAATTGATTTTATACTTCCTAGTTTTGCTGCCATTTTCATCCTTGTTAAATTTTTTCTCGCATTTTAATAAATTTTATAATTCATGTATATTGTACCCAGGTACAATAAAGCCCTTAAATTCGGCATTTGTGACACATGTATGACAATTTTACGTTATCAATTTATATATCATTTTGATCAAAATAAGGCAAATTTCATTTTATACGTCTTATCTTTTAAGCGAGAGTTAAATTTAACGTGTTATTTATGTTATAAAACTTATTAAAAATTTTCTTTTAAATTTTGTAAAAACTTTTAAAATTTTTGATACTTTAGATGTGATAAAATCCTCTCAAATTTTAAAAAAAGGATCAAATTTTGAGAAGCGACATAATAAAAAAAGGCTATACAAGAGCCCCACACCGCTCACTTTTACGTGCGACTGGGCTAAAAGACGAGGACTTTGCTAAGCCATTTATCGGCGTTGCAAACAGCTTTATAGAGATTATCCCTGGGCACTTTTTCTTAAACAAATACGCTCAAATTTTAAAAGACGAAATTCGCAAAAATGGCTGTGTGCCGTTTGAATTTAACTGCATAGGCGTGGATGATGGCATCGCGATGGGGCATAAGGGCATGCTATATAGCTTGCCTAGCCGCGAGATCATCGCAAATTCTATCGAAACCGTGATGAACGCGCACGCACTTGACGCGCTTGTTTGTATGCCAAACTGCGACAAGATCGTCCCTGGCATGGTCATGGGCGCTTTAAGGGTCAATGTCCCGACCATTTTCGTAAGCGGCGGTCCTATGAAAAAAGGCCACACAAAAGATGGCAGACCGATCGATCTTGCGACTGCGTTTGAGGCGGTTGGTAAATTTGAGACCAAAGAGATAGACGAGGCCGAGCTAAGAGATATCGAGTGCAATGCATGTCCGAGTGGCGGCAGCTGTAGCGGTATGTTTACGGCAAATTCTATGAACACACTTTGCGAAGCGATGGGCATAGCACTCCCTGGCAACGGCACCATCCTAGCGCTAACTCCAGAGCGTGAGGAGCTCATCAGGCAAGCTGCTCGCAGGATCTGCCAGATCGCCCTTGATGAGAAATTTAAGATAAGAAACATACTAAATGAAAAGGCGATCCGCAACGCACTTGTCGTTGATATGGCGATGGGTGGCAGCAGCAACACCGTCCTTCACATGCTAGCCATCTCAAGAGAAGCTGGCGTAAATTTAGACATCAAAGAGCTAAATAAGATCAGCCAAAACATCGCTCACATCGCTAAGATCAGCCCAAGCTTGCCAAACGTGCATATGGAGGATGTCGGCAGAGCTGGCGGTATGAATGCAGTGATAAAAGAAATTTCACGCAGAGACCACGGCATGCTAAATTTAGACAATCTAACAGTGAGCGGCGAGACTTTGGGTGAGCGCGTAAAATCTAGCGACATCAAAGATGAGAGCGTCATCCACAAGGTAGAAAATGCCTATTCACAAGTTGGCGGACTTGCCATTTTGTTTGGAAATTTAGCCGAGCAAGGCTGTGTCATCAAGACAGCTGGCATCGTTGGCGAGCGTAAATTTAGCGGCAAAGCGGTCTGCTTTAACTCACAAGATGAAGCGATAGCTGGCATCTCAAGCGGCAAAGTAGATAAAGGCGACGTCGTCGTCATCCGCTACGAAGGCCCACGCGGAGGCCCTGGCATGCAAGAGATGCTAAGCCCTACTTCGCTCATCATGGGACGAGGACTTGGCGCAGACGTAGCGCTCATCACAGATGGTCGCTTTAGCGGGGCGACAAGGGGTTTAAGTATCGGTCACGTAAGCCCAGAAGCAGCTGAAGGCGGCATGATAGGCTTACTAAAAGATGGCGACATCATCGATATAGACGTTGATAAGTACGAGATAAACGTCCGCCTAAGCGAGGTTGAGATCGCAAAGAGAAGAGCGGAATTTAAGCCAGTCGATAAAGCGCTAACCTCTCGCTGGCTAAGGCAGTATCAAAAACTAGTCACAAACGCAAGCAACGGCGCGATATTAGAGGCGTAAGTTACTAAAGAGCTTTTGCTCTTTAGTCTTAAATTTAAAGGATATTTTTGAAACATAAATTTACATATATAGACCTTTTTGCAGGAGTTGGAGGCTTCTCTTTTGCACTTAAATCTATGGGGGGGGGTAGCAAGCTGTTTATATGCTAGCGAAATAGACAAATTTGCATCCATCACATATACACTAAATCACAATCTCACTCCATTTGGTGATATAACAAAACAAGAGACAAAAGATAAAATCCCAAAAAATTTTGATATTTTGTGCGGTGGTTTCCCTTGTCAAGCTTTTTCGATCGCTGGTTATCAAAAAGGTTTTGATGATGCTAGAGGAACGCTATTTTTTGAAATTTTATCAATTGCAAAAGAGCATAAACCCAAAGTCTTATTTTTAGAAAATGTCAAAAATCTAAAAAATCACGACAACGGCAACACTTTTAAAGTAATAAAAAATTCTCTTGAAAGCATAGGTTATCATGTTTATAGCGATGTTTTAAATTCTGCCACACACGCAAATACCCCACAAAATAGAGAGAGAATTTTTATAGTTGCATTTAATAAAAACAAAGTTAAAAACTATGAAAAATTTACATTTCCAAAGCCCATAAAACTAACAAAAAAGATAAAAGACGTCATTTTAAAAGAAAAACAAGATGATTATTTTTACTACACGCCAGAGAAAAACAAATTTTATGCTGAGTTAAATGACGCTATAAAAAATCAAGATACATTGTATCAATGGCGTAGGCACTATGTTAGAGAAAACAAGTCAAATTTATGTCCAACTTTAACCGCAAATATGGGAACAGGGGGGCATAACGTCCCTTTACTAAGAGATAAATTTGGCATAAGAAAACTTACTCCGATTGAGTGTTTTAAATTCCAAGGATTTGAAAACATTATTTTGCCAGATATTGCTATCTCAAAACTCTATATGCAAGCTGGAAATAGCGTAACAGTCCCTCTTATAAAAAGAATAGCAGAACAAATTATAAAGGTCTTAGATGATTAACTTTGCTGACGAAGATATTAAAAACAATGGAGAGTATTTAAATTTGTTATCCATTATGGCTTCATTATCTAGGCTTTTTAGTGAAAGCAAAACTCCTTTTATATATTATAGATTTGCTGAAAATGTATTTTGCAAATGCTTTAATGCTCGTAATTTAAGTAGAAGCGATACAGCATTTGATGCCAAAATAGACACTCTTGGTATAGGACTAAAAACTTTTACGTTTAATTCTAATTCTTCTTTAGAAAAAGTTGCAGAGTTTAATGCTTTATCAAAAGAATTTGATGGTCTAAAACCTGACGAGTTAGCATTAAAACTATCTAATTTTAGAAATGACCGCATAAATTTAGCCAAACGAACATATGAAATAGACGATGCCTTGTATCATATCGTAGCTAGAACGAATGGTAAGCTTGTATTTTTTGAAACCGACTATGATGAGATAGATATTTCAAATTTACAAGGCATCAAAAAAACAAAAAATGGCATAAAATTTAGTGATGGTATAAACAAATATAGCTTTAATAGATCAAAAAGCACTCTTTTAAGAAATTTTAGTATTCCAGATAACGCATACAAAAAAGATATAGAGATTATTGATGATGTCTATTCTTTACTCTCAAAGCTAGGTCAGATAAGTTTAACACCTCCTAAAAAAGCAGGGATTGACTACATTGTATTGCCACTTTATTCTGTAAAAAATGATAGAAATATTATTTTTGAA
Above is a window of Campylobacter concisus DNA encoding:
- a CDS encoding retention module-containing protein; amino-acid sequence: MAAKLGSIKSISGQTEVIAVDKSGNERILKVGDSLYEGESIKTTSADAKVVIAANDGKEVSIVGEDTISLDPKEAANAQSANPEVAALQNALLNGANITDLEETAAGGNAAAGGAGGDGVSLGAASFAEGGHYANINENFRNLTDANRAFDSFNSPIGGYADNGDNGENDNVAPQNPASPTNPVTPVIPVTPATPVTPATPVALSVSLEGSGEAREATPNEYLVYNLGLSAATSSTTPTDLTLNLSGASASRDYSNAMEYSLDGGHSWTAIQNGGTISGVAPSDIANVKVRVQVIDDYGQTAGNQNEGTSSEDLGANIAPGIKDYGVYKEGVTLSVTTNNAAITSGTAEGKIIDNDDNINITENIDASTEGLNPALVNSDPDNGNTMKTIIDTKDGDDTITIKEEVYFSSGLYDLKENANDVIKMGDGDDVFNTGKDAVVENTRIDLGNAGGEKNQDTLNINGTVITDTRFTSHDGNDVFTIKDDSGPSLSSTILDNVLFKTGSGNDTVNIEKSDNHQLIKNTKIDTGADNDTVNIKSDMYAYVTNNGTTDETEYAGSRTDSFIKTGEGDDTINVTDASIRRVDIDTGDSDTGDMLNFISAGIYNSEIKSGNGNDKIVLQDTKADVMDIYTGEGNDSLTIKGSTEIKNNSATHNDPISSPAHVANPVANQAGIYSNYIEMGKGRDTLTIERGAEISNTKINTSSADAGVSDDRDSVDVTGAKFNNAAIETGYGDDEINLKDVTMISNDGYSTYIGAGGGNDTINVSGNSSFDKAIIYTNGGDDRVNVDGDVSMVDSNIMLENGNVTLNVARATGLVDTNIEGAGVGNAGVKTVTIDNAELRRVTINTADDGDSVTIGAGTHDNTDVKIFTQGGDDTININADLTGTSSVNLSPAAGEAAHDYDASNINSGKGNDTINIADNVTLTNTYLSGGDGNDLVDLGKDVSLNGTAINGGDGIDTLKVHDASFNTTNAGKISGFEVLDMSDANEDFTFFHASDIANFIKNVGGEGATSLIVKGVKGVGTFTEGSSEVAGASTEISNGYVYNVNEGGQTFTLTIQNVNVNELM
- the ilvD gene encoding dihydroxy-acid dehydratase translates to MRSDIIKKGYTRAPHRSLLRATGLKDEDFAKPFIGVANSFIEIIPGHFFLNKYAQILKDEIRKNGCVPFEFNCIGVDDGIAMGHKGMLYSLPSREIIANSIETVMNAHALDALVCMPNCDKIVPGMVMGALRVNVPTIFVSGGPMKKGHTKDGRPIDLATAFEAVGKFETKEIDEAELRDIECNACPSGGSCSGMFTANSMNTLCEAMGIALPGNGTILALTPEREELIRQAARRICQIALDEKFKIRNILNEKAIRNALVVDMAMGGSSNTVLHMLAISREAGVNLDIKELNKISQNIAHIAKISPSLPNVHMEDVGRAGGMNAVIKEISRRDHGMLNLDNLTVSGETLGERVKSSDIKDESVIHKVENAYSQVGGLAILFGNLAEQGCVIKTAGIVGERKFSGKAVCFNSQDEAIAGISSGKVDKGDVVVIRYEGPRGGPGMQEMLSPTSLIMGRGLGADVALITDGRFSGATRGLSIGHVSPEAAEGGMIGLLKDGDIIDIDVDKYEINVRLSEVEIAKRRAEFKPVDKALTSRWLRQYQKLVTNASNGAILEA
- the dcm gene encoding DNA (cytosine-5-)-methyltransferase, encoding MHLNLWGGVASCLYASEIDKFASITYTLNHNLTPFGDITKQETKDKIPKNFDILCGGFPCQAFSIAGYQKGFDDARGTLFFEILSIAKEHKPKVLFLENVKNLKNHDNGNTFKVIKNSLESIGYHVYSDVLNSATHANTPQNRERIFIVAFNKNKVKNYEKFTFPKPIKLTKKIKDVILKEKQDDYFYYTPEKNKFYAELNDAIKNQDTLYQWRRHYVRENKSNLCPTLTANMGTGGHNVPLLRDKFGIRKLTPIECFKFQGFENIILPDIAISKLYMQAGNSVTVPLIKRIAEQIIKVLDD
- a CDS encoding restriction endonuclease PLD domain-containing protein, whose product is MINFADEDIKNNGEYLNLLSIMASLSRLFSESKTPFIYYRFAENVFCKCFNARNLSRSDTAFDAKIDTLGIGLKTFTFNSNSSLEKVAEFNALSKEFDGLKPDELALKLSNFRNDRINLAKRTYEIDDALYHIVARTNGKLVFFETDYDEIDISNLQGIKKTKNGIKFSDGINKYSFNRSKSTLLRNFSIPDNAYKKDIEIIDDVYSLLSKLGQISLTPPKKAGIDYIVLPLYSVKNDRNIIFERSGLNQWNAGGRARDINEMYINYPAKAREINKNFFPPRDKEFTLQTPTGENLRAKICQDSNKALMTNPNKAISDWLLRKVLKLNEGELATYERLEILGFDSVIVYKYDNLYSIDIMPLGSYEKFINLFYKTS